The uncultured Celeribacter sp. genome includes the window CGAATTGAAGCCGAAGGTATATCATTTTGTCACCTCGCAGAAACTTACACCGACACGCAAAACTGATCTTAAACAATGCCTGGATCATCCATCCGTACTGATAAAGAACATACGCGGCCGCACTGAAATAAATGCACTCCTTAAGAAGCATAGCGCAGTCGAGAGGCGAAATATCAAGCTTTGGCTGTCTAGCTCTGCCGTGCTTCAAAGACTGCTGAACAACGATATTGCAGTATTTACAGAAGCCACACTGGATGGCATTGGGCGCGTCCTCAAGGTGTTTGTTGAGAATCCTAGCCTGCCCAAGGCCGCATCAATTCTAAACAAACGGCATTGCTTGATCGTGTCAGGTCCGCCAGGAGTGGGGAAAACCACGCTAGCTCAGGTTTTGGCTGCGGAGTACTGCGATGAAGACTGGGAGCTTGTTGCGATTGCCAGTATCGAAGAAGGGCACCGAGCTTTCGATAGAGAAAAGAAGCAAGTGTTTATATTTGATGATTTTCTCGGCACAACAAAACTAGACCGCACCACATTGTCCAGAGACGATAGTAAGATTGCGTCCTTCATGGCGATGGTATCCCGACGTGACAATAAACGCTTCATTCTAACGACGCGAAAATACATCCTTCAGGCCGCCAGGTCATCGTCTGAAGCGTTGGATGGTCGTGGTGTTGACCTGAGCGAAATGGTTCTTGACCTCAAGGTTTACACTCGTGAGATCAAAGCAAGAATTTTGTACAACCACCTCTATCATTCGGACCTGAAGGCAGAAGCTGTCAACGCTTTGCTGGAAAGCGGCAAGATACAGTCAATCGTGGATCACAAGCACTATATGCCTCGTATCGTAGAGTGGATGACCGACCATATTAGATTTGAGGATGCCGATCCGTCCAAGTACCCAGAAGACTTTTTGCAGGCATTGGATAATCCCGACAAAATCTGGGAAAAACCTTTCCGCCAACATATTAGTGAGGAAGCTCGAATTGTCTTGTACTGCATGTATTTTTCCAAGCGAGATGGGTATATTGAAAGGGGGGTCTCTATAGCTGCCCTGAAACCGTTTTTCTTGAGGGCAATTAAAGCCTTCGCTGTATCTATTGACGGCAGTTTGCGGCAAACCCTATTTGAGGACGCGCTCAGGGAATTAAAGTCGTCTTTCGTTCTGTTCGATGCTGGAAAAGTTGAGTTCATTAATCCATCCGTACAGGATTTTCTGGCACGTCAACTCGATGACGATGGGCTGTTGAGCAAGTTGGCTGCTTCTACCCCTACATTTGTTCATGCTCTCTCACTTTGGAACGCAACTACAACGCTATTCAAGAGCGGTTCAAGCCAAACTCGGTCTGTTGCGAAGGCATTGCTTCTGAACATCCAGTCTGGCAACGCAGATGGGCGGATTGCCCTAGAAGACTTAGGAGAAGCGCTAGGCGACATGCTTCTGGACGCTGATAGTCCTGAGTTTCGTGACTACTTGAGGGATGGCGGGCTGCACGAAAAGATTTGGATAAACGACGTTGAGTTGCCTAGCATAATCGATGATTTGATGTTCGGAAAGTTCAGTGATTTCCCGCACGCTCATGCGTATGGTCGGCTGCTTCGCATGCGCCTGTTCAAGTTCCTTAGTGAACGCGGACATATGTTGGAAATTGAGGAGCTTGGCATGTTGGCTGACAACCTGAATTTATATCGGGAAGAGTTGCCGGAGTGCATTCAAGAACAATTCGAAGAGGCCGTCGACGAGAGTGTCGATAGCCTTGATGTTAACAGCATTCATCGCGGCAGCGATCCAGAGAGTACAGTTGGCGACTGGTTGGAGCAAATAGACAAGATTGAAGGCTATTTGGGTAGGTCAATCTCGAGCTGGAAGCGGGACGAATTGGATAGCTTCATGGGGCAAATACAATGGCAGCATGAAATGGAGATGGAGCGACATAGGGAAGATCGGCGAGACTTGCAACGATCTGGGGCGGTCAAAAACGAACTCTCAAGCCCGGTAACACCATCTGGTCCGAGTGGTCATCGAAGGGAAGGGTTTTCGGACAGACAACTAGAAAATATGTTCTCTTCTCTCAAAAAATAGTGCTTGAGCGTGGTCATTGGCGCAGGCATAGCGAGCGGTAGCAATGTCACGCCGTGCCGATCTTAACCCTCCGAAAATGCTGCACCATGAACGATTGGCCTGTTTTGTGAAGTTGCACTGCAGCGCCCGAACACTATGCCAATGACCGCTAATGGGATGTACCGGCTGCTTCACCCGGCAGGTTAGGCTGAGCCTATTTCTGCAAACAGGAGAAGTAGCATGGCGAAGAACGAGTTTGATGAACTGATGTCGATCGGGATCGATATTGGCAAAGACACATTCCACTTGGTGGGCTTCGATCAGGCGGGGCAGCGGGTCCTGCGGAAACAGATCAAGCGCCTCGCGTTAGTCGCGACATTTGAGGAGTTGCCGCGTTGTGTGGTGGGCATGGAAGCCTGCTTGAGTGCGCATTTCGTCAGTCGAACATTGCGCAAATTGGGCTTTGAGCCCCGTATCATCCCAGCGATCTATGTGAAGCCTTTCAACAAGGGACAAAAGAACGACTACAATGACGCGGAAGCGATTGCAGAGGCGGCGCTGCGTCCGAACTTGAAGGCCGTATCTGAGAAGAGCCAGGATCAGCTCGACCTGCAAGCTTTGCATCGTGTGCGATCACGTTTGGTGTCGCGCCGAACAGCGACGATCAATCAAATCCGGGCCTTCTTGATCGAGCAGGGCATCACGGTCCGCAAAGGTCTGCGCGCTTTGAAGAATTCCTTTGAAACGATATTGGAGGAGCGCAAAGACGAAATCTCACCCAGGATGCGTTCGATCCTGATCGGTCTTTATGGGGACTGGATGTGGATGGATGATCGCATCGACAAGGTCTCGCAGGAGATCGAAGAGATCAGCCGAACCGAGGAGAACTGTGTCAACGTCATGACCGTTCCTGGAATTGGTCCGATGATCTCGACAGCAATGGTCGCTTCCATCGGTGAGGGAGAAGCGTTTGATCGAGGTCGGGATTTTGCGGCATGGATCGGGTTGGTACCCCGTCAATATAGCACCGGGGGCAGAACGGTGCTTGGACGCATATCCAAACGCGGCAGTCGATATCTGCGGATGCTGTTCGTTCAGGCAGCAAAGATCATCATGATGCGACCCCACCGCTGGCCCGACTTCAGTTTTGGTGAATGGCTCGCACGCGCTTCCGAACGCATGCATCGCAATAAGGCAGCCGTCGCACTCGCCAACAAGCTGGCCCGGATGGCCTGGAGCATTTTGAAACATAAAACGGCGTTCGACGCCCCGAGAGACGAGGTTGCAATCGGCGTTTAACGAACCGAAGCAATCCAAAGGAGTTCGCGATAGATCGAAAGCATGGAACGGAAATATTACGCCCCCAGAGTCTGACGGCCCATTAGGTCATTATCGACCTGTCCGCTAATGAGATCACGGCGCGTGCGTAACCCCAACAAGGCCACGACCCGCGTGTCGATCAACAGGCCGGATACATATGAGCGACTTCCGAGAACATGCCAGAAAATCACTTGCGAACAGCAGCCGGTACATACAAAAGGGCCGACTGCGGACCTTGGCCTGCCAGATCATACGGCACGATGTCGCCAGCGTCCGGTTTGACGAATCTCCGCTGCAGCGATGGCAAACCCACCCTCCATCACTCCAGACGAGCATCCGCAGCGCCCCGCGAATGCCCGCCCTGAGCTGAGGCCTGCCCCTCACCGCGCCATGCGGTCCAGACAGTCGGCCAGGGCCTTGCGGCAGCGGGCGAGGTGGCGGGTGGAGGCGGACCAGCCGAGGTCGCGCAGCACCTGTGTGGGCGTGTGCTGCGCAAGGCAGACCCGGTCCAGCAGGTCCAGCGCCATGACCCGACGGCCCGTGCCATCCTTGCGCGCCAGCACCACGGCTGCGGCGCCGGTGACCGGATCGAACCCGGCCTGACGTCGCAGCCGTTCGATCTCGCGCCCCTCCTGTAGGTAGCTGTCCATGAAGGCCCCCTGCCCGCCGCTGCCGCCCGAGCCGCCGTGGGCGCTTTCCATCGAGCTGCATTTCATCGCCCCTTTGGAGTGACGTTCCACCAGCCCGGCATAGCGCCGCGCCGTGGCAATCTGCGCCCGCGTGAACTGCGTGCGTCGCGCGCGCACCGCCATCAGATCGAAGACATCGCAGATCTGCGCCGCCTTGCGCCCCTCATAGCCCAGATCATGACGCTCGACCCTGTTGCCGCCCTCAGGCCTGTTTGCATTCCCGGGCTTCTGCCCATCCTCGGGCGTGTTAACCACCCGGCGGGCCACCGGCGTGACCAGACGGATCGCCCCGCGCGCCGGGGCCTCGGCCATCTCCGTCCCGCAGGCGCGCGGCACCTGCCCCTGTGCCTTCACCCGCGCCACCGCCTGCGCCTCGGCTCTGACCCGTGCCTGACGTTCTGCCACGCTGACAAATCTCACCTTCATGATGTCGCCCCCTGCTCCCGTTCCCTCTTGCCTTCCAGCACCAGCGCTTCGGCCTCCGCCCGCAGCCGGTGATAGCCCTCCAGCCAGTCCCGGTCTGTCGCGGGCGCCACGTTGCGCTTGATCTGATCCGCAATCACCCGCGCCCGGTCGCGGTTGCGCGCCGCGCGGTCTTTCAGCTGCAGCACCTGGTGGCGCGAGGGCGGCGGGCCGAGCCTGCGCGCCTCCGCGTAAAGCTCCAGCACATAGCCCCCTTCCAGTGCCGCCTCCCCGGCCCGCGACTTCATCAGGCTGATCAGATAGGCGTTGTCGCGCGGCGGAGGGGTTTCCATCGACCAGGCCGTGCGCAGGATCAGGTTCTCGACCGGCCAGATCTGCCCCTCGCCCGCCATCCGCACCAGATACATCGCCAGCCCCTGCAGCCCGCGATCCGACATGTAGCCCAGCTTGTCCGCCAGACGGGTCAGCATCTTCTCGTGGTCCGCCACGCTCCTGCCCCGCTTGCGCTGCATGCCCCCCGCCTCCAGCGGTGTGATCAAAAGCCTGCGCACACGCCCCCGCCCGCTCTCGGACTGCACCTGTCCTGCCTGCTGCCCCGCCTGCTGCTCTTTGCCTGCCTCTGCCATCTCTGCCCCCTTTCTCTGCAAAATCCCGACTTATCCACAGCGCGCCCCGCCAGACCGTCCGGCGAGTGCCAATGTCTTTTTCAATGTCTCTGTCTATGTCCCTGTCGTGCCGGACAGTCTGAGACTGTCTTGAACTGTCTTCAGGACACTTGGGGACATTTACTCTTTGCGGCGAAACCCAAGGCCGAGACGATGATCCGCCCAGGCCCGGATGCCCTTCTCGATCCAGCTCGACGCCCGATAATTGACGCTCTGGTTCAGAAGCCATTCATCGATCCAGCGCACGGCGGCGTCGTTCTCCGCCAGTTTGGCATCATAGCCCGCCAGCGAGATCCGCAGCCGCTGAATGCGCTTCGCGGCATTGGCCGCCTCATTCTTCGCGCGATTGTCTTCGCGCCGCGCCATGGCCTCAGTCAGGGTCCGCAGCACCATCGGGTGGAACAGCCGCACCTCTCCGCCGTCGCACTCACAGCGCGTCCAGTTGTGCAATGGGCCATACGGCAGGCGGCACAGCGTCTCGAAACGCTCGCGCTCCACCATCAGCATCTTGGCCAGCAAAACGACATCATCGGGCAAGGTGCCGATCGGCGACTGATCATAGGAGATCCAGATCAGATCGAGATAATGCGCCCGGCACTCCGCATCGCCGCGCAACCGCATGTCCGAGTTGAGCCAGCGCCTGCGCTCCCATGGCACGAAGTGATGGCTGTCCAGCCGATCTTCGATCCCATAGGGGTAGCGCGGCAGACCCGCGCCCGCGTCACTTCCTGCCACAACAGTCAGTCCTGTCATCCCCAGACCTCCACTTCAAAGCGCAGCCCGGCGGCGCGCAGGGTTTCGACTTCGGCCAGCACGATGGCGGGATCGATGCCCACCAGATCGCAGATGATGTCGAAGTCCTCGGAGCCCAGCCACAGTTCGGCAGACTTCTGGGACAGGTCCGCGCGCTTGCTGAACACCTGACTGCTGCGCGCACCAAAGCCGAGCGCGACGTTGACGTTCTCGACCAGCACCGCCAGCCAGAGCCGTTGCATCCGGCCCGGGTCATAGAGCGCCCGGTTCTGGTCCGTCTCCCCGGAGCCGTCGCGCGGCCTCTCCGGTGCGGTTTGGGTGTGCTCTGTGTGATCAGGGTGGATCTCGTGACCGGCGGCATCGCTCCCGGCATCCCCTCCCACAGGGGCGACACCGCGCGTCCCCAGCGCGGTGTCGCCCGGCGGAACGCAACTGCCCGTATGCGCTCGACGCCCCTCAAACTCTGTGTCCATCCGCGTCATCCCCGCCCCTCCAGGCGCTCCAGCAGCCCGGCGCGCAGCCGGGCCGTCGCCTTGGAGAGGCGCGACAGGCTTTCGATCATCTGGCGGGTTTCCGCCTCGGTGTAGCCCGTGGGATCCGGCGAGGCCTCGGAATGGGCGAAGGCATGGTCGCGTAGCACCTCGGCGAACTCGGCGGTCAGGTCGTGGATCGCCACGCTCTCCATCCCGCTCAGGTCGACCGGCTGGAAGAACCCGCCCGCCAGCGTCGAGAAATGTTGCGCCATCGGCAGCGCCGCCGCCCGGTGCATCCGCCCCAGACGGTCCAGATAGTTGACCCCCAGCCCGCCGGGGCGCGCCTCGTCCACTGCCGTGCCGTAAGACAGCGTCGACACCGACACCCCCAGATCCACCGAAGCGCATTCCAGCCCCCCGATCCCCGAAAACACAGACCGCACCGCGCTCTGTATCGACCCCGCCCGAACACCACGCATGTTAAAAACCCCCTGTTGTGTTGACGTGACAGAACACCCCGCATGCCGGAACATCGGGGGGATCAGTGAGAAAGCTGGAGCAATGGAAATGCGCGAAACCCCGGATCATGCGGCACTCCGGTCAGAAGCAGCGGAGATATATGCGCGCACCCGGTCCGCAACATGCATGGTCGGGCTGGACCTGCCAGTCTTCCATGCCTGCCATGTGCCCCATTTTGCATTGATCGCAGACCGCAAAATGGACTGCGGAGAGCGACCGACACGGGACGCATAGGTTTCGATGTCTGAGATGAACTGCTCCATGAATCGCAAAATGGGGGAACTCTCCCTTCCATATTGCCTCCCATTACACAGGAGGCATCACGATGCAGATTTCCCGACTTGCAACCACGCCTGAAGGTGCGCGGCAGATTGCCCTCAGCGGGCAGAGCTATTCCCAGACCCTCCGCGCCCTCGCCTGGCGCACGCTCAAGGCCGAGCGCGGCCAGACCATGAACTCGGCCCGCATGCTGGTGCTCAGCATGGCATCCAGCCACCACGGGGGGACTGCGGCATGAGTTCGTTTTTCCTCTTTGTCGGCTTTGGCTTTGCCGCCCTTGGCACGGTCATGCTGATCCGGCTCAACGGTGAGCTGGACGGTGTGAAGAAACGGGGGCGCAAATGATCGCGCTCCTGTCCCATCTCGCCGCCCTGCCCCTTGCCGAGCGCAAGGCCGAGCTGCGCGTGCTGGCCGGACTGCGTGGTCCCGAGTTCGCCCGTTATGTCCGCAACCGTCTCTGGGCCCGGATCTGGGGACTTGAGGCCGAGCTGCGCCGCTCTCGCGCCATTCATCGCCGCCGCGCGCTCCTGCGCCTGCGCAACCGCAATGCGCAGCGGGCTGCTCTGCGGCCTGAGCTGCTGGAAGATCTGCAAGCCAAGCGCCCCCAGCGTCGCGAGGTGGCGCAATGACCGCTGACATCGAAAACCGCCTGCGCCGCTTTCGCGACCGGCTGGTGGAACTGGACTGGGGAGAGCGCTTTGACGCGGTCCAGAATGAGGTGATCGAGAACGGCGGCACCTATGCCCGGTCCCGCGCCCCATGGCCTGCGCCCTGTCTGTACGAGCTGACGCTCCATGGCATCACCGCCCATGGCGCGGGCGAACTGGACGCGATCAGCAACTGGATCAAGGGCGCCGACCGTCTGCTGAGTGTCGCGGTTCAGGCCGAGGAGGACGCGGCATGAGCAAACAGCCTTTCGACACCCTGCCCCTGCCGCAGCAGGCCGGGATCATGTGCAACGATCCCCGCTTTCAGGCCTTTGCCGCAATCCGCTCCGGCATGCCGGGCCAGAGCTTCACCACGAGCGATGCCGCCGCCTATCTGCGCGAGGTCTGCCAGATCCCCAGTCGCCGCGATCTCACCACCAGTGAGGCCGCCCGGACCAAATTCGCCGCCCTGCGCACCGACTTCGACGCATGGTCCGGCAAGATCGCAAAACACCGCTGAGGCCAGATATGATGATGACCCAAACACCCGACATGGATCCGCTTTACACGCAGGCTGTGCACCTCGTGATCGGGGAGCAGCGCTGCTCGACCTCACACATCCAGAACAGGCTCGCCATTGGCTACAACAAGGCCGCGCGCCTCGTGGAGCGCATGGAAGAGGACGGGATTGTCACCTCTGCCGATCATGTCGGGCGGCGCGATGTGGTGGCTGCAGAGCTGCCCGAGGCCTTTGCCCAGGAGATCGACAGTCGGCGCCTCTCGGGGTCCGGCCTGCCGATGAAGGAAACTGCAGCTGACCGCGACGTCACAAACACCGCCTTTCGCGTGGCTGCCGACGAGCTGCGCCAGTTCATCGAACGCTTTGAGCGGCTGGAGCTGGAAAAGAAAGAGATCACCGATCAGCAGAAAGAGGTGATGGCCAGTGCCAAAGCCCGTGGCTACGACACAAAGGCCATGCGCCGGATCATCGCCCTGCGCAAGAAGTCCTCCGACGAGATCGCAGAGGAAGAGGCCATTCTCGACATGTACAAAGACGCCCTCGGGATGCGCTGACCCATCGGTGCGGGCCGACAGAGTGCGGCCCCATCCCATGTGACAGACCGACCCTTCAAGGAATTACGCCCATGACATTTACCCCTGCCGAACAGAAAACCATTCCGCTCCTGACACAGCCCGAGAAGATCGCCGCACAGCGCCTCGGCGTCAGCCTCTCGGCCCTGAAGTTCCACAAGGTCAACATCCTGCGCAAACTCGGCGTGCGCAATGCGCTCTCCGCCGTCGCCCTGCTGGCCCGGCACGGCCACGCCTTCGAGATCATGGAGGCCTGAGACATGCCCCGCGTTCTGATCGGCTGCGAGACCTCCGGCATCGTACGCAACGCCTTTCTGGCGGCGGGCTGTGATGCCTGGTCCTGCGACCTGCTGCCCTCAGACGACCGTTCGAACCGCCATATCACCGGCGACATTCGC containing:
- a CDS encoding restriction endonuclease → MADQYDFGNLSPIEFEALVADLMGEELGITFETFSEGADGGIDARHSTADGDIILQAKHYKESTWSDLKTAAKSERQNIIELKPKVYHFVTSQKLTPTRKTDLKQCLDHPSVLIKNIRGRTEINALLKKHSAVERRNIKLWLSSSAVLQRLLNNDIAVFTEATLDGIGRVLKVFVENPSLPKAASILNKRHCLIVSGPPGVGKTTLAQVLAAEYCDEDWELVAIASIEEGHRAFDREKKQVFIFDDFLGTTKLDRTTLSRDDSKIASFMAMVSRRDNKRFILTTRKYILQAARSSSEALDGRGVDLSEMVLDLKVYTREIKARILYNHLYHSDLKAEAVNALLESGKIQSIVDHKHYMPRIVEWMTDHIRFEDADPSKYPEDFLQALDNPDKIWEKPFRQHISEEARIVLYCMYFSKRDGYIERGVSIAALKPFFLRAIKAFAVSIDGSLRQTLFEDALRELKSSFVLFDAGKVEFINPSVQDFLARQLDDDGLLSKLAASTPTFVHALSLWNATTTLFKSGSSQTRSVAKALLLNIQSGNADGRIALEDLGEALGDMLLDADSPEFRDYLRDGGLHEKIWINDVELPSIIDDLMFGKFSDFPHAHAYGRLLRMRLFKFLSERGHMLEIEELGMLADNLNLYREELPECIQEQFEEAVDESVDSLDVNSIHRGSDPESTVGDWLEQIDKIEGYLGRSISSWKRDELDSFMGQIQWQHEMEMERHREDRRDLQRSGAVKNELSSPVTPSGPSGHRREGFSDRQLENMFSSLKK
- a CDS encoding GapR family DNA-binding domain-containing protein, with amino-acid sequence MMMTQTPDMDPLYTQAVHLVIGEQRCSTSHIQNRLAIGYNKAARLVERMEEDGIVTSADHVGRRDVVAAELPEAFAQEIDSRRLSGSGLPMKETAADRDVTNTAFRVAADELRQFIERFERLELEKKEITDQQKEVMASAKARGYDTKAMRRIIALRKKSSDEIAEEEAILDMYKDALGMR
- a CDS encoding IS110 family transposase — its product is MAKNEFDELMSIGIDIGKDTFHLVGFDQAGQRVLRKQIKRLALVATFEELPRCVVGMEACLSAHFVSRTLRKLGFEPRIIPAIYVKPFNKGQKNDYNDAEAIAEAALRPNLKAVSEKSQDQLDLQALHRVRSRLVSRRTATINQIRAFLIEQGITVRKGLRALKNSFETILEERKDEISPRMRSILIGLYGDWMWMDDRIDKVSQEIEEISRTEENCVNVMTVPGIGPMISTAMVASIGEGEAFDRGRDFAAWIGLVPRQYSTGGRTVLGRISKRGSRYLRMLFVQAAKIIMMRPHRWPDFSFGEWLARASERMHRNKAAVALANKLARMAWSILKHKTAFDAPRDEVAIGV